In Archangium violaceum, the following are encoded in one genomic region:
- a CDS encoding phosphoenolpyruvate synthase: MSAVEPTHLTASRSTGMEPLILPFERISAADLPRVGGKGANLGEMARAGFPVPPGFCVTTAAFDAFLAGCGELQALYAQLEALDGKDVEAARRAAESTRAALGRAPIPPAVADAVLATWRELGTEACWAVRSSATAEDLPDASFAGQQDTYLNIRGAEALLDAVRRCWVSLFTDRAVLYRARSGFGHHGVRLSVVIQRMVLPEVSGILFTADPITGRRGTVSIDAGFGLGEALVSGLINADLYKVDKETGEVLEVRVGDKALAIRPRPEGGTWEERLPEATRRARALDDAALRELVALGVRIETHYGKPQDIEWCIEAGRLYVVQTRPITSLYPLPEPAPDDEGLHVYASFGHIQMMTDPMPPLAVQVWQLMIPFGRPPTGSGDAPSETRALALAGSRLFVDLTSVLRHPVLRRVIGGVLGHIYENVGQGLETLASRPAFQRGASRGRTSMRAFGRFFLPIMARVLARLIAVNPDRLLPGVEAFSEARIAEARARLAAVAPGEARLREARRVLSELFSRVIYVLAPNIAVGVIGDRLLHRLVQRGVLIGTQEDLSALERGLPGNITTEMDLAVGDLADRVRPHPALAELLRSRPATEALAAARDVEGGPGFLEAWRAFIDRYGMRGPGEIDLSRPRYKDDPAPLIAAIVGGIGSAPAHRSAGEHRAHHAALAAKAEATSERLCAASRRGLTGGLRAALARRLVRVVRAGMGLREHPKFLLVRVLDLVRDSVREAGALLVQRGALARVDDVYLFRFEELIAALEASPAPDLRPLAEERRATLRRDARRSPPFVMASDGEIPSLAARVDLPPGALSGTAASAGVVEGVARVVLDPASEVLHAGEILVAPHTDPGWTPLFVHAAGLVTEVGGLMTHGSVVAREYGIPAVVSVTGATQRIRTGQRIRVEGTRGFVELLDGGAP, from the coding sequence ATGAGCGCCGTTGAACCCACCCACCTCACCGCCTCGCGGAGCACGGGCATGGAGCCGCTGATCCTCCCCTTCGAGCGCATCTCCGCGGCGGATCTCCCCCGCGTGGGGGGCAAGGGGGCCAACCTGGGCGAGATGGCCCGCGCCGGGTTCCCGGTGCCTCCCGGCTTCTGTGTCACCACGGCCGCCTTCGATGCGTTCCTGGCCGGATGCGGGGAGCTCCAGGCGCTGTACGCACAGTTGGAGGCGCTGGATGGGAAGGATGTGGAGGCGGCCCGCCGTGCCGCCGAGTCCACTCGCGCCGCGCTCGGCCGCGCGCCCATTCCCCCGGCCGTGGCCGACGCGGTGCTCGCCACCTGGAGGGAGCTGGGAACCGAGGCCTGCTGGGCGGTGCGCTCCAGCGCCACGGCGGAGGATCTCCCGGATGCCAGCTTCGCGGGCCAGCAGGACACCTATCTCAACATCCGCGGGGCCGAGGCCCTGCTCGACGCGGTCCGGCGGTGCTGGGTGTCGCTGTTCACCGATCGCGCCGTGCTGTACCGGGCCCGGAGCGGCTTCGGACACCACGGCGTCAGGCTGAGCGTCGTCATCCAGCGCATGGTGCTGCCCGAGGTGTCCGGCATCCTCTTCACCGCCGATCCCATCACCGGGCGGCGGGGCACCGTCTCCATCGATGCCGGCTTCGGCCTGGGCGAGGCGCTCGTCAGCGGGCTCATCAACGCCGACCTCTACAAGGTGGACAAGGAGACGGGGGAGGTTCTGGAGGTCCGGGTCGGCGACAAGGCCCTCGCCATCCGCCCCAGGCCCGAGGGCGGAACCTGGGAGGAGCGTCTGCCCGAAGCCACTCGCCGCGCCCGGGCCCTGGATGACGCGGCCCTGCGGGAGCTGGTCGCGTTGGGCGTGCGGATCGAGACGCACTACGGAAAACCGCAGGACATCGAGTGGTGCATCGAGGCGGGACGGCTCTACGTGGTCCAGACCCGGCCCATCACGAGCCTCTACCCGCTGCCCGAGCCCGCCCCCGACGACGAGGGCCTGCACGTCTACGCCAGCTTCGGCCACATCCAGATGATGACGGACCCCATGCCGCCGCTCGCCGTCCAGGTGTGGCAGCTGATGATCCCGTTCGGCAGGCCACCGACGGGCTCGGGGGATGCTCCCAGCGAGACCCGGGCCCTTGCCCTCGCGGGCAGCCGGCTCTTCGTTGACCTGACATCCGTGCTGCGCCATCCCGTCCTGCGGCGGGTGATTGGAGGCGTTCTCGGTCACATCTACGAGAACGTGGGCCAGGGCCTGGAGACGTTGGCCAGCCGGCCCGCCTTTCAGCGCGGCGCGAGCAGGGGACGGACCTCGATGAGGGCCTTCGGCCGCTTCTTCCTCCCCATCATGGCCCGGGTCCTGGCCCGGCTGATCGCCGTGAATCCCGACCGGCTCCTGCCCGGCGTCGAGGCCTTCAGCGAAGCGCGGATCGCCGAGGCGCGTGCCCGGCTCGCGGCGGTGGCTCCGGGCGAGGCGCGGCTGCGCGAGGCGCGGCGCGTGCTCTCGGAGCTCTTCTCCCGCGTCATCTACGTCCTGGCCCCGAACATCGCCGTGGGGGTCATCGGGGACCGTCTCCTTCACAGGCTGGTCCAGCGGGGGGTGCTCATCGGTACGCAGGAGGACCTCTCCGCGCTGGAGCGAGGCCTGCCCGGCAACATCACCACCGAGATGGACCTGGCCGTGGGCGACCTGGCGGACCGGGTGCGTCCTCATCCGGCACTGGCGGAGTTGCTGCGAAGCCGTCCCGCCACCGAGGCCCTGGCCGCCGCTCGCGACGTGGAGGGCGGGCCCGGATTCCTCGAGGCCTGGAGGGCCTTCATCGATCGTTATGGCATGCGCGGGCCCGGAGAGATCGATCTGTCCCGGCCTCGTTACAAGGACGACCCCGCGCCGCTCATCGCGGCCATCGTCGGAGGCATCGGGTCAGCTCCGGCCCACCGTTCCGCGGGCGAGCACCGGGCCCACCACGCGGCGCTGGCCGCCAAGGCCGAAGCCACCAGCGAGCGCCTGTGCGCCGCATCGCGGCGCGGTTTGACCGGAGGGCTGCGAGCGGCGCTGGCTCGCCGGTTGGTGCGCGTGGTCCGGGCGGGCATGGGGCTGCGAGAACACCCCAAGTTCCTGCTCGTCCGCGTCCTGGATCTCGTGCGCGACTCGGTGCGTGAGGCCGGAGCCCTTTTGGTGCAGCGCGGGGCGCTCGCGAGGGTGGACGATGTGTACCTGTTCCGCTTCGAGGAGTTGATCGCCGCGCTCGAGGCCTCCCCGGCGCCCGATCTGCGCCCCCTCGCCGAGGAGCGGCGAGCGACACTCCGGCGCGACGCCAGACGCTCGCCGCCGTTCGTGATGGCGAGCGATGGAGAGATTCCCTCGCTGGCGGCCCGCGTGGACCTGCCCCCGGGTGCCTTGTCCGGGACGGCGGCCTCCGCCGGAGTGGTGGAAGGAGTGGCCCGCGTGGTGCTCGACCCGGCGAGTGAGGTGCTCCACGCGGGTGAGATCCTCGTGGCACCGCATACGGACCCCGGCTGGACGCCCCTGTTCGTGCACGCGGCCGGACTGGTGACGGAAGTGGGAGGGCTCATGACGCACGGCTCGGTCGTGGCCCGCGAGTACGGCATCCCGGCCGTGGTCAGCGTGACGGGCGCCACGCAGCGCATCCGCACCGGCCAGCGCATCCGCGTGGAGGGGACTCGCGGCTTCGTGGAGCTGCTGGACGGAGGTGCACCGTGA
- a CDS encoding polysaccharide deacetylase family protein yields the protein MKKEPGVRSLKLMAATVLAFAALTAQAQSVAFTFDDGPHVSDGPRMNAQQRNKSMLDALAKHRVKAALFVTAGNGANTEAGLALARAWGEAGHAIGNHTMTHPDLNQVTLEEYQRQILDCDRIISGLPGYQKWFRFTFLREGNTPEKRDGMRGFLAQQGYRNAYVSLDTSDWRLNDKLVEVLQKNPSADVSAIREAYLSHIRQRALAYRALSQKLQGRDIAQVILLHHNLINAMWLGDVIAMFKEMGWTITTPQAAFADPVYQLVPDRPVAGQSLLLSMSRVLGLGKFEGWERLVDDGDFEIAALTAKGM from the coding sequence TTGAAAAAGGAACCCGGCGTGCGATCTCTAAAACTCATGGCTGCCACTGTGCTGGCATTCGCCGCGCTGACCGCGCAGGCACAATCCGTTGCCTTTACCTTCGACGATGGCCCGCATGTCAGCGACGGCCCGCGCATGAACGCGCAGCAGCGCAACAAGTCCATGCTGGACGCGCTGGCAAAGCACCGCGTGAAGGCCGCATTGTTCGTCACGGCGGGCAACGGCGCGAATACCGAGGCCGGACTGGCGCTGGCGCGGGCGTGGGGCGAGGCGGGACATGCCATCGGCAACCACACGATGACGCATCCCGACCTGAATCAGGTGACGCTGGAGGAGTACCAGCGTCAGATCCTCGACTGCGACCGCATCATCAGCGGCCTGCCCGGCTACCAGAAGTGGTTCCGCTTCACCTTCCTGCGCGAAGGGAATACGCCGGAGAAGCGCGACGGCATGCGCGGCTTCCTGGCGCAGCAGGGTTACCGCAACGCCTATGTCAGCCTCGACACGAGCGACTGGCGGCTCAATGACAAGCTGGTGGAGGTGCTGCAGAAGAATCCGTCCGCTGATGTGAGCGCGATTCGCGAGGCCTACCTGAGCCACATCCGCCAGCGCGCCCTCGCCTACCGCGCGCTGTCGCAGAAGTTGCAGGGCCGCGATATCGCGCAGGTGATCCTCCTGCACCACAACCTGATCAACGCGATGTGGCTGGGCGATGTGATCGCGATGTTCAAGGAGATGGGCTGGACGATTACCACGCCGCAGGCGGCATTCGCGGACCCGGTCTACCAGCTCGTGCCGGACCGGCCGGTGGCAGGACAAAGCCTGCTGTTGTCGATGTCCCGGGTGCTTGGCCTCGGCAAGTTCGAGGGATGGGAGAGGCTGGTGGATGATGGAGATTTCGAGATCGCGGCGCTGACCGCAAAAGGGATGTAA
- a CDS encoding antibiotic biosynthesis monooxygenase family protein: MKRTLAAALLSFSVAACGGLVSPPPPETSPEVPSDDGCAHGTMEPDFQSSPLMGPGVDAQGKLVPGTYIMSSTYLRMRHTEEAQAEFQQLMDPIDQSLQQQPGLVAIQFSQSTRCNTKRTLTVWKDEEAMYQFVGGPAHAQAIARVSVVSRGGSIVTSWQDDERGARWEKALEQLASETGPTY; this comes from the coding sequence ATGAAGCGCACCCTCGCGGCAGCTCTCCTCTCCTTCTCCGTTGCCGCGTGTGGCGGCTTGGTGTCCCCGCCACCCCCTGAGACATCACCCGAGGTCCCCAGTGACGACGGCTGCGCGCACGGCACGATGGAGCCCGACTTCCAATCCAGTCCCCTGATGGGCCCAGGGGTCGACGCCCAGGGCAAGCTCGTGCCCGGTACCTACATCATGAGCAGCACCTACCTGCGCATGAGGCACACAGAGGAAGCCCAAGCGGAGTTCCAGCAACTCATGGACCCCATCGACCAGAGCCTCCAGCAGCAACCGGGGCTCGTGGCGATCCAGTTCAGTCAATCCACGCGCTGCAACACGAAACGCACGCTCACCGTCTGGAAGGACGAAGAAGCGATGTACCAGTTCGTCGGCGGCCCCGCGCACGCGCAGGCCATCGCTCGCGTGAGCGTGGTGAGCCGCGGCGGCAGCATCGTGACGAGCTGGCAGGACGACGAGCGAGGGGCGCGCTGGGAGAAGGCGCTCGAACAGCTCGCCTCGGAGACGGGTCCTACCTATTGA